The Meles meles chromosome 6, mMelMel3.1 paternal haplotype, whole genome shotgun sequence genome has a window encoding:
- the RAB15 gene encoding ras-related protein Rab-15 isoform X1 produces the protein MAKQYDVLFRLLLIGDSGVGKTCLLCRFTDNEFHSSHISTIGVDFKMKTIEVDGIKVRIQIWDTAGQERYQTITKQYYRRAQGIFLVYDISSERSYQHIMKWVSDVDEYAPEGVQKILIGNKADEEQKRQVGREQGQQLAKEYGMDFYETSACTNLNIKESFTRLTELVLQAHRKELDGLRTRASHELALAELEEDEGKPEGPANSSKTCWC, from the exons ATGGCGAAGCAGTACGACGTGCTGTTCCGGCTGCTGTTGATCGGGGACTCCGGGGTGGGCAAGACCTGCCTGCTGTGCCGCTTCACCGACAACGAGTTCCACTCCTCGCACATCTCCACCATCG gCGTGGATTTTAAGATGAAGACCATAGAGGTAGATGGCATCAAAGTGCGGATACAGATTTG GGACACGGCGGGGCAGGAGAGATACCAGACCATCACGAAGCAGTACTATCGGCGGGCCCAG ggaaTATTTTTAGTCTACGACATTAGCAGCGAGCGCTCTTACCAGCACATCATGAAGTGGGTCAGTGATGTGGATGAG TATGCACCAGAAGGTGTCCAGAAGATCCTTATAGGGAATAAGGCTGATGAAGAGCAGAAGCGGCAGGTGGGAAGGGAGCAGGGGCAGCAG CTGGCCAAGGAGTATGGCATGGACTTCTATGAAACAAGTGCCTGCACCAACCTCAACATTAAAGAG TCTTTCACGCGGCTGACGGAGCTGGTGCTGCAGGCCCACAGGAAGGAGCTGGATGGTCTCAGGACGCGTGCCAGCCATGAGTTGGCGTTGGCCGAGCTGGAGGAGGACGAGGGCAAACCTGAGGGCCCGGCGAACTCTTCGAAAACCTGCTGGTGCTGA
- the RAB15 gene encoding ras-related protein Rab-15 isoform X2, producing MKTIEVDGIKVRIQIWDTAGQERYQTITKQYYRRAQGIFLVYDISSERSYQHIMKWVSDVDEYAPEGVQKILIGNKADEEQKRQVGREQGQQLAKEYGMDFYETSACTNLNIKESFTRLTELVLQAHRKELDGLRTRASHELALAELEEDEGKPEGPANSSKTCWC from the exons ATGAAGACCATAGAGGTAGATGGCATCAAAGTGCGGATACAGATTTG GGACACGGCGGGGCAGGAGAGATACCAGACCATCACGAAGCAGTACTATCGGCGGGCCCAG ggaaTATTTTTAGTCTACGACATTAGCAGCGAGCGCTCTTACCAGCACATCATGAAGTGGGTCAGTGATGTGGATGAG TATGCACCAGAAGGTGTCCAGAAGATCCTTATAGGGAATAAGGCTGATGAAGAGCAGAAGCGGCAGGTGGGAAGGGAGCAGGGGCAGCAG CTGGCCAAGGAGTATGGCATGGACTTCTATGAAACAAGTGCCTGCACCAACCTCAACATTAAAGAG TCTTTCACGCGGCTGACGGAGCTGGTGCTGCAGGCCCACAGGAAGGAGCTGGATGGTCTCAGGACGCGTGCCAGCCATGAGTTGGCGTTGGCCGAGCTGGAGGAGGACGAGGGCAAACCTGAGGGCCCGGCGAACTCTTCGAAAACCTGCTGGTGCTGA